A stretch of Triticum aestivum cultivar Chinese Spring chromosome 1D, IWGSC CS RefSeq v2.1, whole genome shotgun sequence DNA encodes these proteins:
- the LOC123182102 gene encoding uncharacterized protein — MEHAMPTMAAESEGATTDDDVHLSPTSVSSGGGGGGGGGPPSVRFKILCSFGGRIMPRPSDGALKYIGGDTRVLAVPRSIRFRDLKKKVEEMFKTDVAAIKYQLLSSDDLDVLVSVTCDEDLAHMLDEYDRFEAKRSPSASPRFRVYVFVPHQVSASSAAAAVAAPVSSSRHVSYARNQPHYHPHHHHLQPERERYVASVPGTPDGSPPYPDQPNGVASAGNSPRANIVEQAVFRGGMQRVRSSPNLGGLNAAPLPFHDHAGDSPGGLAGYMSGSPVHPGAGHMFSQGSYNPYRSPQPQYSPAPVPVPHHAGVAGRYDSRGGYARGGSYKAAPLAPALRSGRPVSRSGGAPYSEMQTPKKAATIWD, encoded by the exons ATGGAGCACGCGATGCCGACGATGGCCGCGGAGTCCGAGGGCGCGACCACCGACGACGACGTGCACCTCTCCCCGACCAGCGTCAgcagcggtggtggaggaggaggaggaggaggccccccCAGCGTCCGCTTCAAGATACTCTGCAGCTTCGGCGGCCGCATCATGCCCCGCCCGTCCGACGGCGCGCTCAAGTACATTGGCGGCGACACCCGCGTCCTCGCCGTGCCCCGCTCCATCCGCTTCCGCG ATTTGAAGAAGAAGGTGGAGGAGATGTTCAAGACGGATGTGGCGGCCATCAAGTACCAGCTGCTCTCCTCCGACGACCTCGACGTGCTCGTGTCCGTCACCTGCGACGAGGACCTGGCCCACATGCTCGACGAGTACGACCGGTTCGAGGCGAAGCGGTCGCCGTCCGCGTCGCCCCGTTTCCGCGTCTACGTCTTCGTGCCGCATCAGGTCTCCGCctcgtcggccgccgccgccgtcgccgcccccgtctccTCTTCGCGCCACGTCAGCTACGCCCGCAACCAGCCGCACTACcatccccaccaccaccacctccagccgGAGCGGGAGCGCTACGTGGCCTCGGTGCCCGGCACGCCTGACGGAAGCCCGCCGTACCCGGACCAGCCCAACGGTGTCGCCTCGGCGGGGAACTCCCCGCGCGCCAACATCGTGGAGCAGGCCGTGTTCCGCGGGGGGATGCAGCGCGTCCGGAGCTCGCCCAACCTCGGCGGCCTGAACGCGGCACCGCTACCCTTCCATGACCACGCCGGGGACAGCCCCGGAGGCCTGGCTGGATACATGAGCGGCTCGCCAGTGCACCCGGGCGCCGGCCACATGTTCTCGCAGGGCAGCTACAACCCCTACCGCAGCCCGCAGCCGCAGTACTctccagcgcccgtgcccgtgccgcACCACGCCGGCGTGGCCGGGAGGTACGACTCGCGCGGCGGTTACGCGCGGGGCGGCAGCTACAAGGCGGCGCCGCTGGCGCCAGCGCTCCGGTCTGGTCGGCCGGTCAGCAGGAGCGGCGGGGCGCCGTACAGCGAGATGCAGACGCCCAAGAAGGCGGCGACGATCTGGGACTGA
- the LOC123170134 gene encoding disease resistance protein RGA5-like, which translates to MEDVVDKFLVRVDDSSDPAANSNKIKRLTKKMAGLFTKGKTHHEIANAIKDINKQVQEVASRRVRYNVDNIVTMPAGMTPIDPRLRALYTEVTELVGIAGKRDQELMKLLSEGDDESKKKLKIVSVVGFGGLGKTTLVKTVYDKIKGEFGCRAFVSVGRNASAKKILMDILLALDMYESHFAILGETQLIDKLRERLENKRYLIVIDDIWDEKLWTIINWAFSKSNNFGSRLMTTTRIFSVSKLCCSSTNDSVYQMEPLSDDDSKRLFCKRIFSQESGCPRELEEVSTRILKKCGGVPLAIITIASLLANDQHLKREDEWHVLLESIGRGLAEDHVVEEMRRILSFSYYDLPSHLRTCLLYLSMFPEDHEIMKDQLIWMWIAESFVQCEKLKTSLFEIGETYFNELVNRSLIQPVYNFRGFVYACRVHDSVLDLICSLSSEDNFVTILNGTDESISSRRNVRRLSLQNTIKEEHRTMPLISGSILQVRSIATFKSAIGLLPPLSSFAVLCVLDLTGCNVGDHNHLNLQELGTLFHLRYLGLADIEISEAPEVGKLQFLQVLDLSGNYDIKELPSSVTKLRRLMCLLTEPLWNLPDGLGKLASMEVLGEICGDSLCTVKALGNMKTLRKLQIKFNDLSMELEEAFMESLGVSNIQSLEIDASGASMDLLGERWVPPSSLREFIADRHGIFSTLPAWIRRNPSHLSQLYELHIWVKEVGQEDLEFLGRLSALHRLTLRTTRQRKLFFSADGFRCLTTIVLVCRSPGQIVFLPGALPKAETVKFEIGLRVAKEEAAGNGGDWFDLGMGHLMSLQKVHVRFYTSGVMVGEVKQARAALENTLHAHPNRPVFGVFFIPNIVHGT; encoded by the exons ATGGAGGATGTCGTTGACAAGTTTCTGGTGCGTGTCGATGACAGCTCTGATCCTGCCGCCAACTCGAACAAGATCAAACGGCTCACCAAGAAGATGGCCGGCTTGTTCACTAAGGGGAAGACTCACCATGAGATCGCGAACGCGATCAAGGACATCAATAAGCAAGTCCAAGAGGTTGCTAGCAGGCGTGTACGGTACAATGTCGACAATATTGTCACTATGCCTGCAGGGATGACTCCCATCGACCCTCGCCTTCGGGCTCTGTACACCGAAGTGACAGAGCTTGTTGGCATTGCTGGGAAAAGGGATCAAGAGCTAATGAAATTGCTATCAGAAGGAGACGACGAGTCCAAGAAAAAATTGAAGATTGTCTCCGTTGTCGGATTTGGAGGATTAGGCAAGACCACTCTTGTCAAAACAGTCTATGACAAGATAAAAGGAGAATTTGGTTGCCGAGCTTTTGTTTCTGTCGGTCGAAATGCTAGCGCAAAAAAGATTTTGATGGATATCCTTCTTGCTCTTGACATGTACGAAAGCCATTTCGCCATATTGGGTGAAACACAACTCATCGACAAACTCCGGGAGCGTCTCGAGAACAAGAG GTACCTCATTGTAATTGATGATATATGGGATGAAAAATTGTGGACAATTATCAATTGGGCCTTCTCTAAAAGCAACAATTTTGGCAGTCGGCTAATGACGACAACTCGTATATTCAGTGTATCTAAATTATGCTGCTCATCTACTAATGATTCAGTCTATCAAATGGAACCTCTTAGTGATGATGATTCCAAAAGGCTCTTCTGTAAAAGAATATTTTCTCAAGAGAGTGGATGTCCTCGTGAATTAGAAGAAGTGTCCACGCGCATATTAAAGAAATGTGGTGGAGTGCCATTAGCCATAATTACTATAGCTAGTCTTTTGGCTAATGATCAACATCTAAAACGAGAGGATGAGTGGCATGTTTTGCTAGAGTCTATTGGCCGTGGACTTGCCGAAGACCATGTTGTTGAGGAGATGAGGAGGATACTATCATTTAGCTATTATGACTTGCCTTCTCATTTAAGAACATGTTTGTTATATCTAAGCATGTTTCCAGAAGATCATGAGATTATGAAAGATCAATTGATATGGATGTGGATTGCTGAAAGTTTTGTCCAATGTGAGAAATTAAAAACTAGTCTCTTTGAGATCGGAGAGACTTACTTCAATGAGTTGGTGAACAGAAGCTTGATCCAGCCGGTATACAATTTTCGTGGCTTTGTATATGCTTGTCGTGTACACGATAGTGTGCTTGATCTAATTTGTTCATTATCAAGCGAAGATAATTTTGTTACCATATTGAATGGTACCGATGAAAGCATTTCTTCTCGGAGAAATGTGCGCAGGTTGTCCCTCCAAAATACAATCAAAGAAGAACATCGAACAATGCCTCTTATTTCTGGGAGTATATTACAAGTGAGGTCCATTGCCACATTTAAATCTGCTATTGGTCTATTGCCGCCTTTGTCGAGCTTCGCTGTTTTATGTGTACTGGATTTGACTGGATGTAATGTTGGTGATCATAACCATCTAAACCTTCAAGAGTTGGGGACTTTATTTCACCTGAGGTACCTAGGTCTAGCCGATATAGAAATTTCTGAGGCCCCAGAAGTTGGAAAGTTACAGTTTTTACAGGTGCTGGATTTGAGTGGAAATTATGATATAAAAGAACTTCCGTCGAGTGTTACCAAACTAAGAAGATTGATGTGCCTACTAACCGAGCCTCTCTGGAATCTTCCAGATGGGCTAGGAAAGCTGGCATCAATGGAAGTGCTGGGTGAAATCTGTGGTGACTCTCTATGCACTGTGAAAGCATTGGGCAACATGAAAACATTGAGGAAGCTCCAAATTAAATTTAATGACCTGAGCATGGAGTTAGAGGAAGCGTTTATGGAGTCACTAGGAGTTTCCAACATCCAAAGTCTAGAAATTGATGCCAGTGGTGCTTCCATGGATCTCTTGGGGGAACGTTGGGTGCCCCCTAGCAGTCTCCGGGAATTTATCGCAGACAGACATGGCATATTCTCCACGCTGCCTGCATGGATAAGGAGAAATCCCTCACATCTGTCGCAACTATACGAGTTGCACATATGGGTCAAGGAAGTGGGGCAGGAGGATCTGGAATTCCTTGGAAGGTTATCGGCTCTTCACCGTCTCACATTACGAACTACCCGCCAAAGGAAGCTATTCTTCAGTGCTGATGGGTTCCGTTGTCTGACAACAATCGTGTTGGTTTGTCGGTCGCCGGGCCAAATCGTGTTCCTGCCAGGAGCTTTGCCCAAGGCTGAAACTGTCAAGTTTGAAATCGGTTTGCGGGTCGCAAAAGAGGAAGCAGCTGGTAACGGTGGTGATTGGTTTGACCTGGGCATGGGACACTTGATGTCCCTTCAGAAGGTTCATGTCCGATTCTACACCTCCGGGGTGATGGTCGGCGAGGTCAAGCAAGCGCGGGCTGCGCTGGAGAACACACTCCATGCCCACCCTAACCGTCCCGTCTTTGGCGTCTTCTTCATCCCGAACATAGTACACGGTACGTAA